CGCGGCTGCTGAAGAAGCCGCGGCCCTGGATGGCGGCGTCGAGGCCGCGGCCGGTGTTCTGCAGGCTGCCGTTCTGGCCGATGTTCTGGGTCAGCGACGCAACCTCCACGCCATTCGCCTGGTCGCCGGCATACACCGAGGCGAAGTTGGCGCGGCTGCTCTTGAAGCCGAAGGTGCCGGCGTTGGCGATGTTGTTCGAGACCGCTTCGAGCTGCTCGTTGATGGCCTGGATTCCCGACAGTGCGATATTGAAGCTCATGTGAATTCCTTTTAGATATCCGTGGCGGCCAGGCTCTTGCCCTTGCCGTTAAAGCCGGTGATGCCCGATGGATCGACTTCGCCGATGCCGGCGACTTGCAGCAGGATGCCGCCGGTGGCCGACATGCGGACGCTGTCGAGGCGGCCGTTGACTTCCACCGCTGGTCTGGTGCCGTCGGATGCCTCGGCACTGATGCTGTAATTGCCCGGGGCCAGGCCCAGTTGAGCCGGGTCCAGCGTGAAGGCCAGGGCGCCGGCGCCATGCGACGGCAGGTTGACGCGGTGCGCGCGGCCGTCGATGCCGGTGAGCACCAGCGCGGTCGCGCTGCTGGCGCCGCCCAGCTGGATGTTGCCGCTGATCCGGTCGTCGCCGAGACGCACGCGTGCGGTCTGGACCGACACTTCGCTGCCGACCTGGGCACCCATCGCCATCACCTGCAGGCTTTGCAGCACGTTGGCACTGGCGCTGGTGCTCTTGGCCAGCTGCTGCAGGGCCTCGGTCTGCGACAGCTGCGAGAGCTGGTTCACGAATTGGGTCGGGTCCGACGGCGCCAGCGGGTCCTGGTTGCGGATCTGGGCCACCAGCAGCTTGGTGAACATGTCCTTGTTCTCGCTGCTGGCAGTGCTGGTGGCGATCTTGTCGCTGGCGGCGCTGGTGTTCGGGGTGGAGAAACCGAAGGCGTTGTTGGCGGAAGCGACCATGATCAGCTCTCGCCCATGCGCAGCAGCGACTGCTGCATGTTCTTGATGCGGCCCATTACCTCGACATTGGTCTCGAAAGCGCGCGACGCGGACATCATGTCTGCCATCTCGGCCACTTCGTTGACGTTGGCGTAGTAGACCATGCCGTCGGCATCGGCCACCGGGTTGTCCGGCTCGTACATCTTGCGCAGCGGCTCGCTCGACTGGACCACGTCCAGCACCTGCACGCTGGCGCCGCCCGCGTCGCCCATGACGGCAGCGAACACCGGCTTGCGCGCACGGTAGCCTTCGGCCTCGGAACCCGACACGGCGTTGGCATTGGCCAGGTTGCTGGCAATCGTGTTCAGCCGCACGGTCTGGGCCGCCATGGCCGATCCGGCGATCTGAGAAATATCCTTGAAACCCATGTCTTAGTCCCCGTTTATTGGCCGGTGATGGCTTTGTTCAGGCCGCGCAACTTCATGTTGATGAAGGTCAAGCTGGTCTGGAAGTCGGAAGCGTTCTGCGAGAACGCGGCCTGCTCGACGCCGATTTCGACCGTGTTGCCGTCGGCGCTAGCGGAGTAAGGCACGCGGTACAGCGTAGTGTCGCTGTCGAGGGTTGGCTCGCCGGCCTCAAGCGAGATCTGCTGCTGCAGGCTCGCGGCAAAGTCGATGTCGCGCGCGGTGTAGCCGGGCGTGCTTTCGTTGGCGATATTGGCGGCGAGCACGCGGGTACGTTGTGCGCGCAGCTGCAGCGCGTCGGCATGCACCCCGAGAGCTTCCTTGAAATTAATCGTCATATCGATCCTTTGTCGGTGTCCTGCAGGTTGTTTCGGTAGAATGGGCTTTTCTCCACCCTCTATTTAACAATGATTGCTTTCCGTAGGGCAACCACGTTCATTGTATCTTGTCTTTTATGCGCCACAACCGCGGCTGCTCAATCTATTTCCTTGCAGATAGAACAAGCTGCCCGTGACCAAATTGACAAACAATTGCTCGCCAGCGGGTTAAGTGCGCCACAAGTCGAGCTCAAGGTGCTCAGCGCGCGGCCCGCGCCGGCATGTGCCGCACCGGTCCGGATCGAGGCGCTCGACACTCGCCAGTACGCGCGCATGCGCTTCGTGGCGCGCTGTCCAGACCCGCGCGGCTGGCGCCACGACTTCGTGGTGCGGGCCCGTGTGACGGCGGTGGTGGCGGTGATTGCCATGCCACTGCGTAACAACGAGCTGCTGTCCGACGAGCACATCACGCTCGAGCGGCGCGACGTCACCGCGGTGTCCGACCCCGTCGGCGACCCGCAGGCGGCCATTGGCCAGACCAGCCGGCGCAGCCTGCGTGCCGGCGAGGTGCTGCGCGCCGGGGCGCTCACCGCGCCGCTCCTGGTCAGGCGTGGCGACCAGGTGGTCATGATGGCGCGCCACGACGGCATCGAAATCAGCATGGGAGGAGAAGCACTGGACGCCGGTGCCCGCGGCGCCATGGTGCGGGTGCGCAACGCCACGAGCGGGCAGGTGGTAAGAATGCGGGTGACCGGTTCGGGCACGGTCGAGCCGGTCGACCTGCCGGGCACGGGCCGATGATGCCGGATCAGCCGTCGCTGCCCTGCAGCCTGGTGGCCAGGCGGGTCAGTTTGGCGGCATAGGCCGGGTCGGTGGCATAGCCGCCCTTGGCCAGGCCCTGGGCGAACGCGCGCGCGTCGCTGCCCACGCCGAGTGCGTCACGATAGCGCGGGTTATCGGCCAGCATCCGCGCATAATCGCGAAAGGCGCTGCCGGCATCCGGATACGAGCGGAAGCGCTCGCGCGTCTTGATCGCGGCGCCCCCGATGTATTCGGTAGTGCTCGACTCGTTCACGGCGCCATTCCACGTCGATCCGGCCTTGATGCCGAACAGGTTATGGCTCGACTCGCCGCTGCTGGTACGCAGCGGGCGCTGGCCCCAGCCCGATTCCAGCGCAGCATGGGCCGAAACCAGTTCGGGTGCCACGCCAAGCTGCTGGCCGGCCTGGCGCGCCCACGGGGCGATGCTGTCCAGGAAAGCCCGCTGTTCCGGCGTGGTGCTGGCTGCACCAATGCCGGCCATCGCGCCGGCCTCCTCGACCTCGCTCTCGGCGCTGATCAATCCGGCCGCACGGGCATGCCAGATACTGCCTTCGGCGCTCAAGGCCACTGCACCGCCGGCGCCGCCGTCGCCGTTCTGGATAAAGGCGGCCACTTCGCCCGCCACGTCACCGAACATGGCGCCGAAACCGCTGCCCCCGCCCATTGCGGCGGTGGGGCGGGTGGCCGCGGTGGGTGCCAGCGGTGCCATGGGTGCGGTCGCAAAATCAGCGTGGCGCATAGATTTCCTCTTCGCCATGCAGCACGCGCTGCATCACGGTGTGCTGTTCGGCCAGCAGGTTGCCGTTGCGGGTGGAGGCCGCCTTGCAGGCCAGTACGGTATGTTCCAGGTCGGACCAGGCGGCGGCCAGCGCGCCCTGGGCAGGCTCGCCCAGGGTCAGGATGAATTGCGCCATGCTCGCCCCCTCGCCCAGCAGGGCGCGCACCAGCGCGACGCGTTGCTGGCGGCGCGCTTCCATTGCATCGAGCAGTGGGGCCAGCAGGCCGGCAAGCGTCGACAGCTCGGCGCTCTGGTGGCGCAGCGCCGCCTCGAACTGGCGCTCGAGCAGGGCCAGCACTTCGGCGCTGTCGCGTACGTCGGCCTGGACACCGTCGACCAGCGCGGCATTGGCTTGCGGCCGGGTCATGCGGCTCATTGGCGGCCCCCGCCATGGAAGCGCTCGATCAGGCCGGCCAGGCGGCCGGCATTGAACGGCAGTTCGCCCCTGGCCAGTTGGTCGCGCAGCTCGGCGACCCTGGCGGCATCGAAGTCCGGCATCGCGCGCAGCGCCTGCGCGGCCGGCTGCAGCACGTCCGACTGCAGGGCCGGCGTGGCGGCCGACAGCGGGGCCGCCTCCGCCGGCGCCTGGACGCTCACGCGCTGGGTGCCGATACTGACGGTGGAAGTGGTGGCGCCGGTGATTTTCATGCGGGTACCTCGGGTTTTCGATTGAATGCTCATGGCCTTACTTCGGCAGTTGGCTGCGCAGCTGTTCCAGGGCGGCTGCGTCGGGCATGCTGGTCGAGGCGTCCTTCCCCAGCGGGGTCGTGGCGCCA
Above is a genomic segment from Massilia sp. H6 containing:
- a CDS encoding flagellar hook capping FlgD N-terminal domain-containing protein, giving the protein MVASANNAFGFSTPNTSAASDKIATSTASSENKDMFTKLLVAQIRNQDPLAPSDPTQFVNQLSQLSQTEALQQLAKSTSASANVLQSLQVMAMGAQVGSEVSVQTARVRLGDDRISGNIQLGGASSATALVLTGIDGRAHRVNLPSHGAGALAFTLDPAQLGLAPGNYSISAEASDGTRPAVEVNGRLDSVRMSATGGILLQVAGIGEVDPSGITGFNGKGKSLAATDI
- the flgC gene encoding flagellar basal body rod protein FlgC gives rise to the protein MGFKDISQIAGSAMAAQTVRLNTIASNLANANAVSGSEAEGYRARKPVFAAVMGDAGGASVQVLDVVQSSEPLRKMYEPDNPVADADGMVYYANVNEVAEMADMMSASRAFETNVEVMGRIKNMQQSLLRMGES
- the flgB gene encoding flagellar basal body rod protein FlgB; protein product: MTINFKEALGVHADALQLRAQRTRVLAANIANESTPGYTARDIDFAASLQQQISLEAGEPTLDSDTTLYRVPYSASADGNTVEIGVEQAAFSQNASDFQTSLTFINMKLRGLNKAITGQ
- the flgA gene encoding flagellar basal body P-ring formation chaperone FlgA yields the protein MLASGLSAPQVELKVLSARPAPACAAPVRIEALDTRQYARMRFVARCPDPRGWRHDFVVRARVTAVVAVIAMPLRNNELLSDEHITLERRDVTAVSDPVGDPQAAIGQTSRRSLRAGEVLRAGALTAPLLVRRGDQVVMMARHDGIEISMGGEALDAGARGAMVRVRNATSGQVVRMRVTGSGTVEPVDLPGTGR
- a CDS encoding glycoside hydrolase family 73 protein; this encodes MRHADFATAPMAPLAPTAATRPTAAMGGGSGFGAMFGDVAGEVAAFIQNGDGGAGGAVALSAEGSIWHARAAGLISAESEVEEAGAMAGIGAASTTPEQRAFLDSIAPWARQAGQQLGVAPELVSAHAALESGWGQRPLRTSSGESSHNLFGIKAGSTWNGAVNESSTTEYIGGAAIKTRERFRSYPDAGSAFRDYARMLADNPRYRDALGVGSDARAFAQGLAKGGYATDPAYAAKLTRLATRLQGSDG
- a CDS encoding flagellar protein FlgN — protein: MSRMTRPQANAALVDGVQADVRDSAEVLALLERQFEAALRHQSAELSTLAGLLAPLLDAMEARRQQRVALVRALLGEGASMAQFILTLGEPAQGALAAAWSDLEHTVLACKAASTRNGNLLAEQHTVMQRVLHGEEEIYAPR
- the flgM gene encoding flagellar biosynthesis anti-sigma factor FlgM — translated: MSIQSKTRGTRMKITGATTSTVSIGTQRVSVQAPAEAAPLSAATPALQSDVLQPAAQALRAMPDFDAARVAELRDQLARGELPFNAGRLAGLIERFHGGGRQ